In Lysobacter sp. FW306-1B-D06B, the sequence CGCACGCGCAGTGCAGTGAGGCACCGCCGTTTCGATGCGACCACTCCGTTGGCCCTCACCCCAACCCCTTTCCCGGTGAGAGGGGCTTTCGTCTGTGTCAGGCCACAGCCTCAGCCGTCGCGCAGGCTCGCGATGTCGATCACGAAGCGATAGCGCACGTCCGACTTCAACATGCGCTCGTAGGCTTCGTTGATCTGGTCCATGCGGATCAGTTCGATGTCGGAGGCGACACCGTGCTGCGCGCAGAAGTCGAGCATCTCCTGCGTCTCGCGGATGCCGCCGATCATCGAGCCCGCCAGGCGGCGGCGCTTGCGGATCAGCGCGCCGGCCGACACCGCCTCCGGCGCCTCCGGGATGCCGAGCAGGATCATCGTGCCGTCGAGCTTGAGCAGGTTGAGGTAGAGGTTGTAGTCGTGCTCGGCCGAAACGGTGTCGAGGATGAAGTCGAACTGGCCCGCCTTCGCCTTGAACACCTGGCCGTCGCGCGTGGCGGCGAAGTCCTGGGCGCCCAGCGCGAGCGCGTCGGCGCGCTTGGATTCGGACGTGCTCAGCACGGTGACGTGCGCGCCCATCGCCGCGGCCAGCTTGACGCCCATGTGGCCCAGTCCGCCCAGGCCCACCACCGCGACGCGGTCGCCGGGCTTCACGCCGAAGTGCTTGAGCGGCGAGTACGTGGTGATGCCCGCGCACAGCAAGGGCGCTGCGCGGTCGAGCGGAATCGACTCGGGAATGCGCAGCAGGTAGTCCGCATCCACCGTGATCTGCGTGGAATAGCCGCCGTAGGTCGGCCGGCTCTTGTCGATGCGATGGCTCTGCGGATCGCGCTCGTAGCTGTTGTACGTGCCGCTCATGCCGAAGTCGCAGTACTGCTCCTCGCCGGCGCGGCAGGACGGGCATTCGCGGCAGGAATCGACGAAACACCCAACGCCCACCACGTCGCCGACCTTGAAGGTGTCCACCTGCCCACCGACGCGTGAAATGCGGCCGACGATCTCGTGCCCCGGCACCATCGGGAAGAGCGAACCGCCCCAGCCGTCGCGCGCCTGGTGGATATCGGAGTGGCACACGCCGCAGTAGAGGATGTCGATCAGCACCTCGCGCGGACCGGGCTCGCGGCGTTCGACGGTGAACGGCGCGAGCGGCGTGGTCGCGTTGAGTGCGGCGTAGGCGGGCGTCTTGAGCATGGCGGTGGTCTCGGGGATGCGAACCCGGGCAAGTCTAGTCGCGCCCGCGTGTCCCCGCTGTGCGAGGCGTGGCCGACACCGCGTTCCACTGCTGCGGCTTCGCGCCCGCTGCGCTACTGCAGGTTCGCGTCCGCTGCGCTACGCTTTGCGCCCCCAATTCCGCCCTCCGGAGCCGGCCATGCCCTCCTTCGACATCGTCTCCGAAGTCGACAGCCACGAACTGACCAACGCCGTCGACCAGGCCAACCGCGAGCTCGGCACCCGCTTCGACTTCAAGGGCGTGGATGCGAAGTTCGTGCTGGAAGACCAGACCATCAGCCAGTCCGCGCCGAGCGAGTTCCAGCTCAAGCAGATGAACGACATCCTGCGCGCACGGCTCATCGCACGCGGCATCGACGCACGCTGCCTGGAGTTCGGCGACGTGGAGACCAACCTCGCCGGCGCGCGCCAGAAGATCACCGTGAAGCAGGGCATCGAGCGCGAACTGGCGAAGAAGATCCAGGGCGCCATCAAGGACGCCAAGCTCAAGGTCGAAAGCCAGATCAACGGCGACAAGCTGCGCGTGACCGGCAAGAAGCGCGACGACCTGCAGACCGCCATCGCGCTGCTCAAGGGCACCGAGTACGAGCGTCCGCTGCAGTTCGAAAACTTCCGCGACTGAGCCGATGTCCGCCGACGACCCCATCGCCGCGACCCGCCGCTGGCTGGAGCGCGCGGTGATCGGGCTGAACCTGTGCCCGTTCGCGAAGGCGGTGTACGTGAAGCAGCAGGTGCGCTTCGTGCTCAGCGAAGCGACGACGCCCGAGGCGCTGCTGGAGGAACTGACGGCGGAACTCGCCTTGCTGGCGCGGACCGACCCGGAGGTCACCGACACCACGCTGCTGGTCCACCCGCGCGTGCTGACGGACTTCCTCGACTACAACGATTTCCTCGACCGCGCCGATGCGGCGGTGGCGGCGCTGGACCTGGAGGGCGAACTCCAGGTCGCCAGCTTCCATCCGGATTACCGGTTCGCCGGCACCGCGCCGGACGACATGGGCAACTTCACCAACCGCGCGCCGTTCCCCACGCTGCACCTGCTGCGCGAGGCGAGCATCGATCGCGCGGTGGCGGCGTTTCCCGATCCGGAGGTGATCGTGGAGCGGAATATCGCGGCGCTGGAGAAGCTGGGGCCGGAGGGGTGGGATGAGTTGATGCGCTGAGCATTCCCCTCAAGCGCCAAGGATTTCCTGCCCTTCCCTTCTCCCACCGGGAGAAGGTGCCCGAAGGGCGGATGAGGGGCAACGAAGTGTCACGCGATGGCCGCGCAGTGCGGTGAGGCACTCAACGGTGCTACGCAATGACTTCGTTCCCCCTCACCCCAACCCCTCTCCCGTCGGGAGAGGGGCTTCAAACCTCCCGCTGTGCGAGGCGCTCAAGCTCCCGATGGGAGAGAGGCCTTCAGCGCCGGCTCGATCAACGCCCGCGCCTGCACCAGCGAATCGACGATGCGATGGCCCAGCGCGCGCACCGCATCGTCCGGGATCACCAGGTCCGGCACCTGGATCGGCGTCATCCCCGCCGCGAGCGCCGCGCGCACGCCCGGCACGGAATCCTCCAGCACGATGCAATACGACGGCGCGACGCCCAGACGCTGCGCCGCCAACAGGTAGATGTCCGGCGCGGGCTTGGAATGCTGGACCTCGTTGCCGGCGATGACGTCGTCGAAATGCGGCAGCAGCCCGGTCGATTCCAGCTTCTGCAGCGCGCGCGGGCGGCGCGTGGACGTGACCACCGCGCGCGGGATGCCCCGCGCCTTCAGCAGCGCCAGCAGTTCGAGCACGCCCGTCTTCAGCGGCAACCCCGCGTCCACGCGCGCGTCGTAGCGCCGCTGCAGGCCGTGCAGCAGCGCCTGGACCGTGTCCTCGTCGCCCAGCCGCTGGCGCAGCAGATCGTGGCAGGCGCGGTCGGACAGCCCGACGAACGACAGCCACAGCGCGTCGTCCAACGCCAGTTCCAGTTCCAGCGCCGCCTCGCGCCAGCATTCCAGCAGCGCGCGTTCGCTTTCGATCATCAGCCCGTCCATGTCGAACAGGACCGCGACGGGCGTGAAGTCCACCGGCGCGAGCAGGCTCATGCCTCTGCCCCAAACAGCGTGTCGAGGTCGGCGGCGTCGAGCAGCCGCCACTTTCCGGCGGGCAGATCGCCCAGCCCGAGTCCGCCGATGCGGCTGCGATGCAGCGCATCGACGTGGTTGCCCATCGCGGCGAACATGCGCCGCACCTGGTGATAGCGGCCTTCGGTGAGCGTGAGCGCGGCATGGCGCGGATCGCGAACCTCCAGCGCGGCGGGCGCGAGCGGCGTGGTTTCGTTCTCCAGCAGCAGCGTGCCGCTGGCGAACACCGCGCCCTCGTCGCCGCGCAGGTCCTGCGCGAGCGTGGCCTCGTACACCTTCGCCAGCTTCGCTTTCGGCGAGACGATGCGGTGCAGCAGCGCGCCGTCGTCGGTCATCAACAGCAGGCCGCTGGTGTCGCGATCGAGCCGGCCCACGCTGGACAGCAGCGGCGAGCGCAAGCGAAAGCGCGCCGGCAGCAGGTCGTAGATGATCCGGCCCGGGTCCTTGGTGGAGCAGGTGTAGCCGACCGGCTTGTGCAGCATCAGCGTCAGGCCGGCCGGCGGGTCCAGCGGCTCGCCGTCGATGCGGATGGCCTCGTGCGGCACTTTGTCGTCGGCATACAGCACCTCGCCCTGCGGATCGGTGATGCGCCCTTCGCGGAACATCGCCGTCACGTCCCTGCGGCTGCCGTAGCCGAGATTGGCGATGAGTTTGACCAGCTTCATTGCGTGTCCTCTTGCTTCGTCACTGCCGTCCGCGGCGCGGTGCTTCGGGCGTGCGCCGGGCAGGCGTCTGCGCAACCCGCGCCTTCTCGCCTTCAACGATCTTGAATCCCCCCGCCTGCGCCACCGTGCGCACGCGACCGAAGTGCGCGTCGAGTTCGGCCTCGTACGGCAGATGCCGGTTCGCCACCAGCCACAGGCGACCGCCGGGCTTGAGCGCCTGCGCGGCGACGGCGATGAAACGTCGGCCGATATCGGGCCGGTCACCGCGACCCTGCGCGTGAAACGGCGGATTGCAGACGATCACGTCGAACGGTCCGTCGACGCCGCGCGTCACATCGTGCCAGTGGAACCCCAGCGCGACGCGATCGGCGAATGCCGCGAGGTTCTCGCGC encodes:
- a CDS encoding NAD(P)-dependent alcohol dehydrogenase, which encodes MLKTPAYAALNATTPLAPFTVERREPGPREVLIDILYCGVCHSDIHQARDGWGGSLFPMVPGHEIVGRISRVGGQVDTFKVGDVVGVGCFVDSCRECPSCRAGEEQYCDFGMSGTYNSYERDPQSHRIDKSRPTYGGYSTQITVDADYLLRIPESIPLDRAAPLLCAGITTYSPLKHFGVKPGDRVAVVGLGGLGHMGVKLAAAMGAHVTVLSTSESKRADALALGAQDFAATRDGQVFKAKAGQFDFILDTVSAEHDYNLYLNLLKLDGTMILLGIPEAPEAVSAGALIRKRRRLAGSMIGGIRETQEMLDFCAQHGVASDIELIRMDQINEAYERMLKSDVRYRFVIDIASLRDG
- a CDS encoding YajQ family cyclic di-GMP-binding protein, whose amino-acid sequence is MPSFDIVSEVDSHELTNAVDQANRELGTRFDFKGVDAKFVLEDQTISQSAPSEFQLKQMNDILRARLIARGIDARCLEFGDVETNLAGARQKITVKQGIERELAKKIQGAIKDAKLKVESQINGDKLRVTGKKRDDLQTAIALLKGTEYERPLQFENFRD
- a CDS encoding DUF1415 domain-containing protein, which gives rise to MSADDPIAATRRWLERAVIGLNLCPFAKAVYVKQQVRFVLSEATTPEALLEELTAELALLARTDPEVTDTTLLVHPRVLTDFLDYNDFLDRADAAVAALDLEGELQVASFHPDYRFAGTAPDDMGNFTNRAPFPTLHLLREASIDRAVAAFPDPEVIVERNIAALEKLGPEGWDELMR
- a CDS encoding HAD family phosphatase, producing MSLLAPVDFTPVAVLFDMDGLMIESERALLECWREAALELELALDDALWLSFVGLSDRACHDLLRQRLGDEDTVQALLHGLQRRYDARVDAGLPLKTGVLELLALLKARGIPRAVVTSTRRPRALQKLESTGLLPHFDDVIAGNEVQHSKPAPDIYLLAAQRLGVAPSYCIVLEDSVPGVRAALAAGMTPIQVPDLVIPDDAVRALGHRIVDSLVQARALIEPALKASLPSGA
- a CDS encoding pseudouridine synthase, translated to MKLVKLIANLGYGSRRDVTAMFREGRITDPQGEVLYADDKVPHEAIRIDGEPLDPPAGLTLMLHKPVGYTCSTKDPGRIIYDLLPARFRLRSPLLSSVGRLDRDTSGLLLMTDDGALLHRIVSPKAKLAKVYEATLAQDLRGDEGAVFASGTLLLENETTPLAPAALEVRDPRHAALTLTEGRYHQVRRMFAAMGNHVDALHRSRIGGLGLGDLPAGKWRLLDAADLDTLFGAEA